In one window of Methanolobus mangrovi DNA:
- a CDS encoding replication factor C small subunit, producing the protein MKEEIWIEKYRPFKLDDVVGQKETVERLKSYIKTRNLPHLLFSGPPGVGKTATSVSIARELFGDSWRENFTELNASDERGIDVVRTKIKNFAKTTPIGGADFKIIFLDEADALTSDAQSALRRTMERYTNNCRFILSCNYSSKIIEPIQSRCAVYRFRPLADEAVAERVRFVAQNEGLDIADDGVDAIKYVAQGDMRKAINALQAAALVEDTIHKDAIYKITATARPEQVRELINTALAGNFSAARKHLDTLLLEQGLSGEDVVGQIYRAIFEIELPEKRMVELIDVIGEIDFRLTEGANERIQLESLLAHFALSGKEYR; encoded by the coding sequence ATTAAAGAAGAGATATGGATTGAAAAGTATAGGCCCTTTAAGCTCGATGATGTGGTCGGCCAGAAAGAGACTGTAGAAAGGCTCAAATCGTACATAAAAACGAGAAACCTTCCACATCTTCTTTTCTCAGGTCCTCCGGGAGTTGGAAAAACAGCAACTTCCGTATCTATTGCACGTGAGCTTTTTGGAGATTCATGGCGTGAAAACTTCACGGAACTCAATGCTTCCGATGAGCGAGGTATAGATGTTGTCAGGACAAAGATCAAGAACTTTGCAAAAACAACTCCTATCGGCGGTGCAGATTTCAAGATAATTTTCCTTGATGAAGCTGATGCACTTACGTCAGATGCCCAGTCAGCTCTCAGGCGTACAATGGAACGTTATACTAATAACTGTCGTTTCATTCTTTCATGTAATTACTCATCCAAAATAATCGAACCTATCCAGTCCAGGTGTGCTGTTTACAGGTTCCGTCCACTTGCAGATGAAGCGGTTGCTGAAAGGGTCCGTTTTGTAGCGCAGAATGAAGGCCTGGATATAGCAGACGATGGTGTGGATGCGATCAAGTATGTTGCCCAGGGTGATATGAGAAAGGCAATTAATGCCCTTCAGGCAGCAGCTTTGGTAGAGGATACCATTCATAAGGATGCAATATACAAGATTACAGCAACAGCCCGTCCTGAGCAGGTCCGTGAACTTATAAATACCGCATTGGCTGGTAATTTCAGTGCTGCCAGAAAACACCTTGATACTCTTCTGCTTGAGCAGGGTCTTTCAGGTGAGGATGTGGTCGGGCAGATATACCGTGCTATCTTTGAGATAGAGCTTCCTGAGAAAAGGATGGTTGAACTGATAGATGTCATTGGTGAGATCGACTTCAGGTTAACAGAAGGTGCAAATGAGAGAATACAGCTTGAATCCCTGCTGGCACACTTTGCACTGTCAGGAAAGGAATATCGGTGA